A window of Malaclemys terrapin pileata isolate rMalTer1 chromosome 14, rMalTer1.hap1, whole genome shotgun sequence contains these coding sequences:
- the TRADD gene encoding tumor necrosis factor receptor type 1-associated DEATH domain protein: protein MADSSDLWIGSAYLFLQSTSEKIVLPSLYGSSHQKSSVFKALKLALADSTGSLHGVDMLKVHCSEPHLIIQLKFCVRENCRKFLQSYRAGLFRESLQKHLQVTLSMTAVPVQVELKAGSEQLDHMLNEEERCLDCIYKEKPDRLRDEEIAELEESFRSLTCRQESNNTAPSNNCTSLNSSSLPYCSGGSSLPSGATFIFQEQQFANRTLTPDDHQKFAKLVSKKWKQVGRSLQKNCRALRDPVIDNLAHEYDREGLYEQAYQLLLKFIQSEGKRATLQRLIAALEENSLITLAEELLGLHPSENDTS from the exons ATGGCAGACAGTTCTGATCTCTGGATTGGCAGCGCTTATCTATTCCTCCAGTCGACATCTGAGAAGATTGTCCTGCCCTCTCTTTATGGAAGCTCCCACCAGAAATCTAGCGTATTCAAGGCCCTCAAGTTGGCTTTAGCAG ATTCCACAGGCAGTCTGCATGGCGTCGACATGCTCAAAGTGCACTGCAGTGAGCCGCATCTGATTATCCAGCTTAAATTCTGCGTACGAGAGAACTGCCGCAAATTCCTTCAGAGCTACCGGGCCGGGCTGTTCCGGGAGTCTCTCCAGAAGCACCTCCAAGTCACTCTGTCAATGACAGCCGTACCTGTTCAAGTGGAGCTGAAGGCTGGCAGCGAGCAGCTGGACCACATGCTGAACGAGGAGGAGCGCTGTTTGGACTGTATCTACAAAGAAAAG CCCGACCGCCTGAGGGACGAGGAAATTGCCGAGCTGGAGGAATCTTTCAGGAGCCTGacttgtcgacaggagagcaacaACACGGCCCCTTCAAACAACTGCACCTCTTTGAACTCCTCATCTCTGCCTTATTGTTCAGGGGGGAGCTCTCTGCCCTCAGGAGCCACCTTCATCTTTCAGGAACAACAATTTG CCAACAGAACACTCACGCCAGATGACCATCAAAAATTTGCCAAGCTCGTGTCGAAGAAATGGAAGCAGGTGGGTAGGTCTTTGCAGAAGAATTGCCGTGCCCTTCGGGATCCTGTCATTGACAACTTGGCCCACGAATATGACCGAGAGGGATTGTATGAGCAAGCGTACCAGCTCCTTCTCAAGTTTATCCAGTCGGAGGGCAAGAGAGCCACATTACAGAGGCTGATTGCAGCCCTGGAGGAAAACAGTCTCATAACCTTAGCAGAGGAACTCCTGGGCCTCCACCCTAGTGAAAACGACACGTCATAG